A segment of the Heptranchias perlo isolate sHepPer1 unplaced genomic scaffold, sHepPer1.hap1 HAP1_SCAFFOLD_321, whole genome shotgun sequence genome:
AATCGTGACCGTGAGGCTGGTCTCAGTAATAGTGACcgtgaggctggtctcagtcatagtgaccgtgaagctggtctcagtaatagtGACCGTGAGGCTGGTCTCAGAAGTAGTGACCATGAGGCTGGTCTCAGTAATAGTGACGGTGAAGCTGGTCTCAATAATAGTGACCGTGAGGCTGGTCTCAGTaatagtgaccgtgaagctggtctcagtaatagtGACCGTGAGGCTGGTCTCAGAAGTAGTGACCATGAGGCTGGTCTCAGTAATAGTGACGGTGAAGCTGGTCTCAATAATAGTGACCGTGAGGCAGGTCTCAGTaacagtgaccgtgaagctggtctcagtaatagtgaccgtgaagctggtctcagtaatagtGACCGTGAGGCTGGTCTCAGAAGTAGTGACCATGAGGCTGGTCTCAGTAATAGTGACGGTGAAGCTGGTCTCAATAATAGTGACCGTGAGGCTGGTCTCAGTAATAGTGACCGTGAGGCTGGTCTCAATaatagtgaccgtgaagctggtctcagtaatagtGACCGTGAGGCTGGACTCAGTAATCGTGACCGTGAGGCTGGTCTCAGTAATAGTGACCGTGAGGCTGGTCTCAGTaatagtgaccgtgaagctggtctcagtaatagtGACCGTGAGGCTGGTCTCAGAAGTAGTGACCATGAGGCTGGTCTCAGTAATAGTGACGGTGAAGCTGGTCTCAATAATAGTGACCGTGAGGCTGGTCTCAGTaatagtgaccgtgaagctggtctcagtaatagtGACCGTGAGGCTGGTCTCAGAAGTAGTGACCATGAGGCTGGTCTCAGTAATAGTGACGGTGAAGCTGGTCTCAATAATAGTGACCGTGAGGCTGGTCTCAGTAATAGTGACCGTGAGGCTGGTCTCAATaatagtgaccgtgaagctggtctcagtaatagtgaccgtgaggctggtctcagtaatagtgaccgtgaggctggtctcagtaatcgtgaccgtgaggctggtctcagtactagtgaccgtgaggctggtctcagtaatagtgactgtgaagctggtctcagtaatagtGACGGTGAAGCTGGTCTCAATAATAGTGACCGTGAGGCTGGTCTCAGTaatagtgaccgtgaagctggtctcagtaatagtGACCGTGAGGCTGGTTTCAGAAGTAGTGACCATGAGGCTGGTCTCAGTAATAGTGACGGTGAAGCTGGTCTCAATAATAGTGACCGTGAGGCTGGTCTCAGTAATAGTGACCGTGAGGCTGGTCTCAATaatagtgaccgtgaagctggtctcagtaatagtgaccgtgaggctggtctcagtaatcgtgaccgtgaggctggtctcagtaatagtgaccgtgaggctggtctcagtaatagtgaccgtgaggctggtctcagtaatagtgactgtgaagctggtctcagtaatagtgacggtgaagctggtctcagtaatagtgaccgtgaagctggtctcagtaacagtgaccgtgaggctggtctcagtaatagtgaccgtgaggctggtctcagtaatagtgaccgtgaa
Coding sequences within it:
- the LOC137311293 gene encoding uncharacterized protein, translating into MVTTSETSLTVTITETSFTVTITETSLTVTIIETSFTVTITETSFTVTITETSLTTSFTVTIIETSLTVTITETSLTVTIIETSFTVTITETSLMVTTSETSLTVTITETSFTVTITETSLTVTIIETSFTVTITETSLMVTTSETSLTVTITETSFTVTITETSLTTSLTVTITETSLTVTITETSFTVTIIETSLTVTITETSLTVTIIETSFTVTITETSLMVTTSETSLTVTITETSFTVTITETSLTVTIIETSFTVTITETSFTVTITETSLTTSLTVTITETSFTVTIIETSLTVTITETSLTVTIIETSFTVTITETSLMVTTSETSLTVTITETSFTVTITETSLTVTIIETSFTVTITETSLMVTTSETSLTVTITETSFTVTITETSLTVTITETSLTVTITESSLTVTITETSFTVTIIETSLTVTITETSLTVTIIETSFTVTITETSLMVTTSETSLTVTITETSFTVTITETSFTVTVTETCLTVTIIETSFTVTITETSLMVTTSETSLTVTITETSFTVTITETSLTVTIIETSFTVTITETSLMVTTSETSLTVTITETSFTVTMTETSLTVTITETSLTVTITESSLTVTITETSFTVTIIETSLMVTITETSLTVTIIETSFTVTITETSLMVTTSETSLTVTITETSFTVTVTETCLTVTIIETSLTVTIIETSLTVTITETSFTVTIIETSLTVTIIETSLTVTITETSFTVTIIETSFTITITETSLTVTITETSFLFPGFLY